A segment of the Agromyces sp. H17E-10 genome:
GTCGACGCTCGACGTGATGTTCCTCGAGGAGCTGGCCGAGCTCAAGGACCGCTATCCGTCGCGCCTCGCGCTGCACCACGTGCTCTCGCGCGAGCAGCGCACCGCGCCCCTGCTGTCAGGCCGCATCGACGCCGAGAAGCTCGGCACGATGCTCGACGTGCTGATCCGCCCCGAGACGGTCGACGAGTGGTTCCTGTGCGGGCCGTTCGAACTCGTGCAGCTCGCCCGCGACACCCTCGCCGAGCGCGGCGTGCCGACCGGGCACGTGCGCTACGAGCTGTTCACGACCGACGCCGACCAGGTCGAGCCGCGGCACGGACGACCGGTCGTCGTGCAGCAGGGTGAGGAGACGGTCGCGATCGAGTTCACGCTCGACGGCCAGTCGTCGACGGTCGAGAGCCCGGTGTCGGCGAACGAGTCGATCCTCAACGCGGCGCTGCGCGTGCGCCCCGACGTGCCGTTCGCGTGCGCGGGCGGCGTGTGCGGCACGTGCCGTGCGCGGGTGGTCGAGGGCAGCGTGAACATGACCGAGAACTACGCGCTCGAACCCGACGAGCTCGAGCGCGGATACGTCCTCACGTGCCAGTCGCACCCGAAGTCCGAGCGCGTCGTGGTCGACTATGACGTGTGAGCTCGTTGCGGGGGTGCTTTCCCGCAACATCTCACGCGATCGCGAGCGGAATCTTGCGGAAAAGCACCCCCGCAATGGAGCGGTCAGGTGTGCATCGAGAGGAGCAACCAGGTGATCGAGTTCACGGTCGACGAGGAGACCCGGGTCGGCGAAGTCGTGCTGAACGCCCCCGACAAGCTCAACGCACTCGACGAGCGGGCCATCGGAGAGCTCGCCGCGGCCTACGCCGAGGCGCAGCGGCTCGCCGACGCCGGCGACCTGCGCGCGCTCGTGCTGCGCGGCGAGGGGCGCGCGTTCTGCGCGGGCCGCGACATCTCGGGCGTCGACCCGCGTGAGGACGACGTGCTCGGCTACCTCGGCGGCCGCGTCGAACCGCTGCTGCACACGATGGCTGGGCTGCCCGTGCCGACCTTCGCCGTCGCGCACGGCGCCTGCCTCGGCGTCGGGCTCGGCCTCCTCATCGCGAGCGACATCGTCTACGTCGCCGACACCGCGAAGATCGGCTCGCCGTTCGCCAACCTCGGCGCGACCCTCGACTCGGGCGGCCACGCCCTCTTCGTCGAACGCCTCGGCGCCCACAAGACCATGGACCTCATCGTCACGGGCCGGCTCATGACCGGCGACGAGGCGGTCGCGTCGGGGCTGTTCAGTCGCGCCTTCCCGGCTGACGAGGTGCTGGATGCCACCCGCACGGCGGCCCGAGCCGCCGCGACCGGGGCGACCCAGGCGTTCGTCGCCTCGAAGATGCTCGTCGCGTCGCTGCGCGACGACCGGCTCGGCCTCTGGGCCTCCATGTCGGAGGAGAACCGTGCCCAGGCCGCGCTCTGCGACACGGCCGACTACCGCGAGGGCTTCGCCGCGTTCCAGGAGAAGCGCAGGCCCGTGTTCACCGGGCGCGGCTGAGCTCGGCGCTCCTCCACGTGGTCAGCGCTGCCCCGTGAGCGACTCGAGCAGCGGGATGACGAACCAGATGCCGACCATCACGACGATCGGCAGCACGGCGAGCACGGGGATGCGGCCCTTCAGGCGTCGACCCTGGGGCGCCACGCCGCGGGGAATCGCCGGCACCGCGACCGCCGCGGCCGATGAGGCAGTCGAGGCAGAAGCCGAGGCCGCTCCGCCCGGCTCGGCGAGCCGCTCGTCGCGCCATCGCTCCCAGCGGTCGAGCTTCGCGTTCAGCACGTCGATGGTCGCGAAGACCCACTCCCACATCGCCTGGTCCGTGGTCGAGAGCGGGCGTGCGCCGTTCGAGTACAGGTAGAGCCGGTCGTCGACGATCTCGAGGTCGAACTCGGCGATCGTGTCGATGAACCGCGCCATGATGTCGGGCGTGAACAGGTACAGCGCGTCGGCCTCGTAGCCCTCGGGGCAGTACAGGGCGAAGTACCGGTCGAAGTCGCCCTCGAGCGACAGTCGCTGCCCAGTCGCGAGCGGGGTCGGCAGGTTCGACCCGAGCACCTTCGAGTTGTTGCGCTGCGCATCGAGCACGATGTGGGGCAACGGGCGTTCGAGCGTGATCTCGAGGTACGACCACGAGAACGTCTCGTGGGTCTTCGTGGACTTCACGACGTAGCGGTAGTTGCCGACCTCGACGGGCCGCGGGCCGGCGGGCCGGACGACTTCGCTCGCGACGCGGTCCGTACCGATCCCGAAGATCATGCCGGGCGAGGCGGGGTCGACGATCCGCGGGACGAACTCGAGCCCGTTCGCTGCAGCGAATCGACTCACCCGGTAGCGAGCCTCGCCGACGCGGTTCGGCGCACGCGCGATGAACCAGGCGAGGCACGCCACGAACGCCGCGGCGCCGAAGAACGCGACCTGGAACACGCGGTCGGACGACATGTCGGCACCGGCCTGCTCGAGCAGCGGTGACACGAGCATCACGACGAGCGCGAGCGGCAGGGCGAGAATGAACGCCGCGATCACGCCGAGCACGATCACGAGGATGACGCCGAGCGCCTGCGGCCGGCCGCTCGTCGGCCGGAATCCGTTGTCGAACTCGTACGCGCGCACCGCGCCCTGATCGACGTGCTCCGTGAGCGGGCCGAAGTCGAGCTGCGTTCGTGCGGTCGGCGTCGCGGTCATCCGCCGATGCTATCGGTCCGGTCTCAACCCGCCGGGTGCTCCTCGTGCTCGGCGATGTCGCGGCCGAGGTCGTCCTCGATGAGCAGGTCGCGGCGCACGTGGTCGGTGCGGTAGGCCGAGCGGCCGAGCATGTGCGCGGTCATCGGTTGCGTGAGCAGCTGGAAGGTCATGATCACGATGACGGTCGAGATGACGCCCCAGGTCGGCGCCCGCAGCGCGATCGCGAGCAGCACGGTCGCGAGGCCCAGCACCTGCGGCTTGGTCGCGGCGTGCAGCCGGGTGAGCACGTCGGGGAACCGCACGATGCCGAGGCCGGCCGCCATCGAGAGGAAGGCGCTCACGAGGATGAGCAGCCCCACGGTCAGGTCGACGCCGTTCACGAGGCATCCTGCTTCGCCATGAACCGGGCGATCGAGATCGACCCGACGACCGCGAACATCGCGAGGATCAGCAGCACCACGAGCGTGTCGGTGTGACGGTTGATCGCCATCTCCGCGCCGAGCGCGCACATCGCGATCGCGAGCAGCACGTCGGTCGCGAGCGCCCGGTCGAGGATCGACGGGCCCTTGATGATGCGCACCACGGCGGCGATCGCGCCGATGCCGAACATCACGCCGGCTGCGATCGAGACGAGGGTGAGGAAGGTCATCGGGTGCCTCCGTTCGAATCATGAGAGCCGGATGCCTCGTGGCCGACGCCCGTCCGCCGGGCGCGTCGCTCGGCGCGCACGACCTCGGCCTGCTCGTGGGTGCCGATCGCGAGCACGATCCGCTCCTCGGTGCCGAGTACCTGACGGCGCGTCTTGTCGATGTCGGCCTGCGTGCGGGTGCCGAGTGCGTGCAGGTAGAGCAGTCCCCGCTCGCGGTCGATGTCGACGACGACGGTGCCGGGCACGACCGAGATCGCCTCGGCCGTGAGCGTCGTCACGAGATCCGACCGGGTGTGCAGCTGCACGGCGATGATCGAGTTCATGGGCTTCCACCACGGCCAGATGGCGAGCACCGCGACCTGCAGCGACGCGTAGACGACGTCGAGCATCATGCGCAGGCCCAGCAGCAGCCCGCGCCACGGGTTGAACCGGCCGCTCAGCAGCACGGGCGGCAGGTAGAGCAGACGGGTCACGGCGATCGCGAGCACGACGCCGGTGACGATGCTGAGCGCGTCGATGTGGTCCCACAGCAGCAGCCACAGCACGAGCAGGCCGACGAGCAGGGGCAGCTGCCGCCACACCGACCGCCAGCGCGACACGGGCTCGTTCGTGTGGCTCATCGGGTGCCTCCGGGGAACACGATCGACACGTAGATCGACGGGTCGCTGAGCCCTTCGGCCGCGCGGCCGGCGTACTCGAACAGCGGGCCGGCGAACACGGTGAGGCACACGGTGACGACGACGAGGGTCGCGGTCGCGACGACCATGAGCACGGGTGTCGTGCGGGTGGCGGTGACCGTCGCGCCCTCGGGCGCCTCGAGCACCGAGCCGAGCAGCACCGACTCGTAGCCCTCGAGCTCGTCGCGACGCCGCCAGAACGCCATGTTCCAGAATCGCGTGAGCGCGTACAGGGTGATGAGCGAGGTCGCTGCGCCCGCTGCGATCACGACCCAGATGAGCCAGGACGGCGTGCCCGCAGCATCCGCGCCCGCCTCGGCCCCGGCCCCCTGCGCGCCCGCGACGAACAGGCCGACCTTGCCGAGGAAGCCCGAGAACGGCGGGATGCCGCCGAGATTCATGGCCGGGATGAAGAACAGGATCGCGAGCAGCGGCGAGGCCTTCAGCAGGCCCGCGAGCCGGTTGATCGACGTCGCGCCGCCGAAGCGCTCGATGAGCCCGGTCGTGAGGAAGAGCGCGGTCTGCACCGTGATGTGGTGCACGACGTAGTAGATCGTCGCGGTCAGGCCGATGATGCTCGAGAGGCCGATGCCGAAGATCATGTAGCCGATGTGGCTGACGAGCGTGAACGAGAGCAGTCGTTTGATGTCGGCCTGGGTGAGCGCACCGAGGATGCCGATGAGCATCGTGAGCCCGCCGATCACGATGAGCAGCGTCGAGAGGTCGTTCTCGGGGAACAGCACCGTCTCGGTGCGGATGATCGCGTAGACGCCCACCTTCGTGAGCAATCCGGCGAACACGGCGGTGACCGGTGCGGGCGCGGTCGGGTAGGAGTCGGGCAGCCAGAACGAGAGCGGGAAGACGGCCGCCTTGATGCCGAACGCGATGAGCAGCAGCAGGTGCAGGATGAGCTGCACGTCTTGCGGCAGCTCGGCGAGCCGCACCGAGAGCTGGGCGATGTTCGCCGTGCCCGTCGCGCCGTAGATGAGCGCGATCGCGCTGAGGAAGAAGAGCGACGAGACGAGGCTCGTGATGATGTACGTGACGCCCGAGCGGATGCGCTCGCCGGTGCCGCCGAGGGTCAGCAGCACGTAGCTCGCGCCGAGCAGGATCTCGAAGCCGACGTAGAGGTTGAACAGGTCGCCCGCGATGAACGCGTTGAACACGCCCGCGGCGAGGATCAGGTAGGTCGGGTGGAAGATCGACACCGGCGTCTCGCGATGCTGGTCGGCGATGCCCTGCCCGACCGAGTACACGAGCACGACGAGCAGCATGATCGCCGAGATCACGAGCATGATCGCGGCGAGCCGGTCGACGACGAGGGTGATGCCCCACGGCGCGTCCCACGCGCCGATGTAGACGACGGCCGGTCCGGTCGCGTCGACCTGCACGAGCAGCACGGCCGCGATGACGGTGACCGCCGCGAGCACCGCGACGCCGACCGCCATCTGTGCGCGGCGGCGCCGGCCGAGGATGAGTGCGACGGCCGCACCGAGGAGCGGCAGCAGCACGACGAGGGGCACGAGCGTGGCGGTCACTGGCGGCTCCCTTCGTCGTCACGGGCGGATGCCTCGCGTTCGAGTTCTTCGTCGAGGTCGAACTCCTCGTCGCTCGCGTCGATGATCGACTGGATCGCCTCGTCGTCGGCCGCGGACGAGCGGATGAGGTCGGCGGCCTCCTCGGCGTCTTCTGCGAGCTCGGCCTCGTCGTCGACGAGGTCGCCCTTCGCACCGAGTTGCGCCAGCCACCACGACCGGTAGATGAGGGCGAGCATGAACGCCGTGATGCCGAGGTTGATCACGATCGCCGTGAGCACGAAGGCCTGGGGCAGCGGGTCGGAGATCTCGCCCTCGTCGACGCCCTCGCCGAGGATCGGCGCGAGCCCGGGGGCCCCGCTCATGAGGTACATGAGGATGTTCACGGCGTTGCCGACGAGCAGGAACCCGATGAGCACGCGGGTCAGGCTGCGCTCGAGCATGACGGCGATGCCGGCGCCGAAGAGCACGGCCATGAGGATGACGAGGGTGAGCGAGGCGGTCATACCGGCGCCCCCTCGCGGTCGGCGGCGGTCGGGTCGGCACCCTCGGGGTCGGCCTCGGACTCCTCCTGGTGCCGGTCGACCTCCGCGCCGAGCGATCGCAGGATGTCGAGCACGAGCCCGACCACCACGAGGTACACGCCGATGTCGAACAGCGTCGAGGTGCCGATCGAGAGGTGCCCCAGCAGCGGCACGTCGGTCTCGAACCACGACGACTCGAACACGGTGAGCCCGAACACGAGCGACGACGTCGCGGTGCCTGCGGCGAGCAGCAGGCCGGTGCCGAGCAGTGCGCCCGCGTCGACGGGCGCCGCCTCGCCGAGCTCGTAGCGGCCACCCGCGAGGTAGCGGGCGACGAGCGCGAGGCCTGCGAGGAGGCCCCCCGCGAAGCCGCCGCCGGGGGCGTTGTGCCCGACGAACAGCAGGTACACCGACACGATGATGGCGGGGTGGAACAGGAGCCGGACGAGCACCTCGATGAGGATCGAGCGGTTGCGGGGCGAGAGCGTGCGACCGGCGAGCAGCCACGTCTGCCGATTCTCGTGCGCTTCGGCAGCGGCGTCCGTCTCGTCGTCGACGTCGGCGAGTCGCGGCTTGGCCGCGCGGATGCTGGAGGCCGGCTCGAGCACCGGCTGGAGCCGGTTGCGGCGGTCGGGCTCGTCGAGCCGCGGCGCACCGCCCGTGCGCCCCGACACGAAGATGAGGCTCGCGACGCCCGTCGCGACGGCGACGAGCACCGAGATCTCGCCGAGCGTGTCCCATGCGCGGATGTCGACGAGCATGACGTTGACGATGTTCTTGCCGTGCGCTTCGAGCGCGAGTGCCGGCAGCCCGTCGGCGATCGTGGGCTCGATGCGGGCGCCGAGCGCGACGAGGCCGATGACGGCCATGACGAGCCCGGCGAGTACGCCGATGATCGTGCGCGTCACGCGCCCGAGCGCGGTGGGGTGCACGGTGCTCTGCTTCGGCAGCCGGCGCAGCACGAGCACGAAGACGACGAGGGTGAGGGTCTCGACGAGCGCCTGCGTGAGGGCGAGGTCGGGCGCACCCGACATGCCGAAGAGGAGCACGAGCCCGTAGCCGGTCACGCTCACGAGCAGCACCGAGGTCATGCGGCGTCGGATGATCGCGGCGGCGATCGCGGCGACCGCCATGATGAACGCGATGAACGGCTGGGCGGGGTAGTCCCAGAGGCGCACCCCGTCGGGCCACGTGCTGTTGAGGAACGCCGCGGTGCCGAGCCCCGCGATGAAGACGACCACGATGATCGCGAGGTATCCGGCGAGGCCGCGCACCTGGAACGCCGTCGTGATCCAGGCCGCACCGCGGTCGACGACCGACACGATGCGCAGGTAGCCGCGGGCCGAGTCGATCGCGGGCGGCAGCGACGCCTGCATGCGGGCGACCCGCTGACGGCCCCAGACGAGGAGCGCGCCGATCGCGAACACGCCCGCCGAGAGCCAGAGCGCCGGCTCGAGTCCATGCCAGAGCGCCAGGTGGTAGTCGTGCGCGCCGGGCAGCGTGTCGGCGTACGCCGCGAGCAGCGGCTCGATGAACGCGATCGTGAACGCCGACACGAGCGACGCCGCCGCGAGGATCGCCGGGGCGATCGCGATGGCCGGGCTCTCGCTGTGCAGGGGAGTGGGCGCGACATCCCGCTTCGTGTAGAACGCACCCCACACGAACCGCACCGTGTAGGCGACGGTGAGCACCGAACCGACGAAGGCGGCGACGAGCGCGACCCAGCCCCACGCGTCGCCCGCGAGGGCGGCGTCGAGGTCGGCGGTGAAGACGGCCTCCTTCGCGACGAAGCCGAGCAGCGGCGGCAGGCCCGCCATCGAACCGGCGGCGACGAAGGCGATCGTCGCGATCACGGGCATGCGGCGGCCGAGGCCCGAGAGTTTGCGCCAGTCGCGCGTGCCGGCGGCGTGGTCGACGATGCCGACGACGAGGAAGAGGGTCGCCTTGAAGAGGGCGTGGGCGACGAGCAGCGCGAGCCCGGCGAGCGCGGCGTCGCGTGTGCCGAGGCCCGTGACCATCACGAGGAATCCGAGCTGGCTGACGGTGCCGTACGCGAGCAGCAGCTTGAGGTCGTACTGGCGCAGTGCACGCCAGCCGCCGACGAGCATGGTGAGCGCGCCGAGTCCGATGACGATGGGATGCCACACCTCGAGGTCCGCGTAGCCGGGGGCGAGGCGAGCGACGAGGTAGATGCCGGCCTTCACCATCGCGGCCGCGTGCAGGTAGGCCGACACGGGGGTCGGCGCGGCCATCGCCGCGGGCAGCCAGAAGTGGAACGGCACGAGCGCGCTCTTCGAGATCGCGCCGACGAGGATGAGCGCGATCGCCCACTCGCCGGCCGGCCCCGCGACGGGGTGTGCGACGAGCTCGGCCAGGCTCGTCGAACCGCCCGCGACCGAGAGGATGACGAGGCCCACGAGCATGGCGAGGCCGCCGAACGTCGTCACCGTGAGCGCCTGCAGGGCAGCACCGCGGCTCTCCTTGCGGCCCGTGTAATGGCCGATGAGGAGGTACGAGAGCACGCTCGTCGCCTCCCAGAACGTGAACAGGATGAACACGTCGTCGGCGGTCACGAGCCCGAACATGACGCCCGCGAACGCGAGCAGCAGTGCGGCGAAGCGGCCGAGCGCCGGCTCGTCGTCGGAGAAGTACCAGGTGCAGTAGACGAGCACGAGGGCGCCGATGCCCGTGACGATGAGCGCCAGCAGCAGCGCGAGCGCGTCGAGGCGGAACGTCAGGTTGATGTCGAGCGTGGGGATCCACTGGACGGATTCGACGAGGGCCTCGCCGGCGCCGCCCGAGCCGACGATCGTCGGCATGAGCGTGAGCAGCCACACGAAGACCGCGACCGGCAGCACGGCCAGCAGCAGGAAGACGCGGCGCCCGAGCAGCCTCGTCAGCATCGGGGCGAGCAGCGAGAGCAGGCCGAAGGCGACGAGGCTGAAGATCATCCATCCTCCTCACGCCGCGCAATCGTCCGGCCACCAGCCTACCGGGCGGTGGCAGCGCGGAACCGGTCCGATCGCTACCGGCGGATGATGCGCTGCTCGATCGCGGCGGCGACCGCGCCCGCCCGGGTGTCGACGCCGAGCTTCGCGTAGATGTGCGAGAGGTGGGACTTCACGGTCGCCTCCGAGACGAGCAGCTCGCGCGCGAGCTCCTTGTTGCCGAGGCCGTCGGCGAGGAGCTCGAGCACCTCGACCTCGCGCTCGGTGACGACGGGGCCGGGCGCGGCCGCGCGACGTACGAGCGTCGCGGCGACCGACGGGGCGAGCACCGTCTCACCCCGGGCGACCGCGCGGATGCCGGCGAAGAGTTCGTCGGGCGGCGCGTCCTTCAGCAGGTAGCCGCCCGCGCCCGCCTCGAGCGCGCGGATGATGTCGGCCTCGGTGTCGTACGTCGTGAGCACGAGCACGGCCGGCGGTTCGTCGAGCGCGCGCAGCCGGGCCGTCGTCTCGACCCCGCCGGGGCCGCTGCCGAGGTTGAGATCCATGAGCACGACGTCGGGACGGTACGCGCGGGTCTTCGCGACGGCCTCGTCGGCATCGCCCGCCTCGGCGACGACCTCGAACCCGGGCTTGCCGCCGAGCAGGGCGGCGAGGCCCGCGCGCACCACCGGGTGGTCGTCGACCAAGATGATGCGCACGCCGTCGGCGGCCTGCGATGCGGGGGATGCCTCGGTCACGTGCGCTCCGTCCCGTCGGCGTCGCCCGTCGACGACGTCGGGGCGTCCGACAGGGGGAACGATACCGACACGGTGGTGCCCTCGCCGGGCGCGCTCTCGATGTCGGCGCGCCCGCCGAGCTCGGCGGCGCGTTCGCGCAGGCCGCGGAGGCCGTGTCCGCGGTCGCCGCGCTTCTCGGGCTCGCCATGGTCCCCGCCGCGACCCACCGCCGAGGACGTCTCGAACCCGACCCCGTCGTCGCGCACGTCGAGGCGCACCTCGTCGGGCTGGTAGGTGAGGCTCACGACGACCCGTCGCGCGTGCGCGTGCTCGACCGCATTGGCGACGGCGCCACGCGCGCTGCGCAGGAGCGCGACGGCGATCGGGGCGGGCACCGTGCGGGCGTCGCCGTGACG
Coding sequences within it:
- a CDS encoding monovalent cation/H+ antiporter complex subunit F is translated as MTFLTLVSIAAGVMFGIGAIAAVVRIIKGPSILDRALATDVLLAIAMCALGAEMAINRHTDTLVVLLILAMFAVVGSISIARFMAKQDAS
- a CDS encoding enoyl-CoA hydratase/isomerase family protein, with amino-acid sequence MIEFTVDEETRVGEVVLNAPDKLNALDERAIGELAAAYAEAQRLADAGDLRALVLRGEGRAFCAGRDISGVDPREDDVLGYLGGRVEPLLHTMAGLPVPTFAVAHGACLGVGLGLLIASDIVYVADTAKIGSPFANLGATLDSGGHALFVERLGAHKTMDLIVTGRLMTGDEAVASGLFSRAFPADEVLDATRTAARAAATGATQAFVASKMLVASLRDDRLGLWASMSEENRAQAALCDTADYREGFAAFQEKRRPVFTGRG
- a CDS encoding NADH-quinone oxidoreductase subunit K: MTASLTLVILMAVLFGAGIAVMLERSLTRVLIGFLLVGNAVNILMYLMSGAPGLAPILGEGVDEGEISDPLPQAFVLTAIVINLGITAFMLALIYRSWWLAQLGAKGDLVDDEAELAEDAEEAADLIRSSAADDEAIQSIIDASDEEFDLDEELEREASARDDEGSRQ
- a CDS encoding Na+/H+ antiporter subunit E, which codes for MSHTNEPVSRWRSVWRQLPLLVGLLVLWLLLWDHIDALSIVTGVVLAIAVTRLLYLPPVLLSGRFNPWRGLLLGLRMMLDVVYASLQVAVLAIWPWWKPMNSIIAVQLHTRSDLVTTLTAEAISVVPGTVVVDIDRERGLLYLHALGTRTQADIDKTRRQVLGTEERIVLAIGTHEQAEVVRAERRARRTGVGHEASGSHDSNGGTR
- the mnhG gene encoding monovalent cation/H(+) antiporter subunit G, with protein sequence MNGVDLTVGLLILVSAFLSMAAGLGIVRFPDVLTRLHAATKPQVLGLATVLLAIALRAPTWGVISTVIVIMTFQLLTQPMTAHMLGRSAYRTDHVRRDLLIEDDLGRDIAEHEEHPAG
- a CDS encoding response regulator, which produces MTEASPASQAADGVRIILVDDHPVVRAGLAALLGGKPGFEVVAEAGDADEAVAKTRAYRPDVVLMDLNLGSGPGGVETTARLRALDEPPAVLVLTTYDTEADIIRALEAGAGGYLLKDAPPDELFAGIRAVARGETVLAPSVAATLVRRAAAPGPVVTEREVEVLELLADGLGNKELARELLVSEATVKSHLSHIYAKLGVDTRAGAVAAAIEQRIIRR
- a CDS encoding Na+/H+ antiporter subunit A is translated as MIFSLVAFGLLSLLAPMLTRLLGRRVFLLLAVLPVAVFVWLLTLMPTIVGSGGAGEALVESVQWIPTLDINLTFRLDALALLLALIVTGIGALVLVYCTWYFSDDEPALGRFAALLLAFAGVMFGLVTADDVFILFTFWEATSVLSYLLIGHYTGRKESRGAALQALTVTTFGGLAMLVGLVILSVAGGSTSLAELVAHPVAGPAGEWAIALILVGAISKSALVPFHFWLPAAMAAPTPVSAYLHAAAMVKAGIYLVARLAPGYADLEVWHPIVIGLGALTMLVGGWRALRQYDLKLLLAYGTVSQLGFLVMVTGLGTRDAALAGLALLVAHALFKATLFLVVGIVDHAAGTRDWRKLSGLGRRMPVIATIAFVAAGSMAGLPPLLGFVAKEAVFTADLDAALAGDAWGWVALVAAFVGSVLTVAYTVRFVWGAFYTKRDVAPTPLHSESPAIAIAPAILAAASLVSAFTIAFIEPLLAAYADTLPGAHDYHLALWHGLEPALWLSAGVFAIGALLVWGRQRVARMQASLPPAIDSARGYLRIVSVVDRGAAWITTAFQVRGLAGYLAIIVVVFIAGLGTAAFLNSTWPDGVRLWDYPAQPFIAFIMAVAAIAAAIIRRRMTSVLLVSVTGYGLVLLFGMSGAPDLALTQALVETLTLVVFVLVLRRLPKQSTVHPTALGRVTRTIIGVLAGLVMAVIGLVALGARIEPTIADGLPALALEAHGKNIVNVMLVDIRAWDTLGEISVLVAVATGVASLIFVSGRTGGAPRLDEPDRRNRLQPVLEPASSIRAAKPRLADVDDETDAAAEAHENRQTWLLAGRTLSPRNRSILIEVLVRLLFHPAIIVSVYLLFVGHNAPGGGFAGGLLAGLALVARYLAGGRYELGEAAPVDAGALLGTGLLLAAGTATSSLVFGLTVFESSWFETDVPLLGHLSIGTSTLFDIGVYLVVVGLVLDILRSLGAEVDRHQEESEADPEGADPTAADREGAPV
- the paaE gene encoding 1,2-phenylacetyl-CoA epoxidase subunit PaaE — translated: MAAKNLGSTSEQVEERAQRASRNQPGFRDGAGAPPQSAAAEVAEAFLASAVGGEHVPKRRRARFHSLEVAEVRPLTSDSVEVTFAVPDDLADEYTYLPGQYVALRKELEGYERRRSYSICRPPERGSLSVAIKRDLGGVFSTWANSELRAGDTLDVMSPQGTFTSTLDALDGKHVVGIAAGSGITPLMALAQAVLARSATSQFELVYTNRSTLDVMFLEELAELKDRYPSRLALHHVLSREQRTAPLLSGRIDAEKLGTMLDVLIRPETVDEWFLCGPFELVQLARDTLAERGVPTGHVRYELFTTDADQVEPRHGRPVVVQQGEETVAIEFTLDGQSSTVESPVSANESILNAALRVRPDVPFACAGGVCGTCRARVVEGSVNMTENYALEPDELERGYVLTCQSHPKSERVVVDYDV
- a CDS encoding Na+/H+ antiporter subunit D gives rise to the protein MTATLVPLVVLLPLLGAAVALILGRRRRAQMAVGVAVLAAVTVIAAVLLVQVDATGPAVVYIGAWDAPWGITLVVDRLAAIMLVISAIMLLVVLVYSVGQGIADQHRETPVSIFHPTYLILAAGVFNAFIAGDLFNLYVGFEILLGASYVLLTLGGTGERIRSGVTYIITSLVSSLFFLSAIALIYGATGTANIAQLSVRLAELPQDVQLILHLLLLIAFGIKAAVFPLSFWLPDSYPTAPAPVTAVFAGLLTKVGVYAIIRTETVLFPENDLSTLLIVIGGLTMLIGILGALTQADIKRLLSFTLVSHIGYMIFGIGLSSIIGLTATIYYVVHHITVQTALFLTTGLIERFGGATSINRLAGLLKASPLLAILFFIPAMNLGGIPPFSGFLGKVGLFVAGAQGAGAEAGADAAGTPSWLIWVVIAAGAATSLITLYALTRFWNMAFWRRRDELEGYESVLLGSVLEAPEGATVTATRTTPVLMVVATATLVVVTVCLTVFAGPLFEYAGRAAEGLSDPSIYVSIVFPGGTR